The Sporosarcina sp. 6E9 genome segment GAATAACTTCTCAACTTTCCCTGCTCCATAAATCACTTCGTAAGTATATTCAAATGTATCAATTTTTTTCGCAATTTCAGCTGTCTGATGGGGATCGACTGCTTTCAGATAAAACGCATGTCGAAGTGGATTATCTTGTTTGTATAAACCAAGTTCATCTCCAAATCCTTTAATCATTTTGCCTAATTCTTGTTCATTTGAAGAATACTTCAAATCCTGTATACCTTTTATTTCACGTATTTCTTTTTCCAATTCGCTAATTGCTTCTTCATCTGCAGCTAAATCAACGATTACTTTAATTTCAACATCTTTTTCGATATTATCTGCAATTTTATTTAAATTCATCATGATGACGATAAAGACACCAACAAGTAAAAGCGTTACAGTTACTGCACTTACAGAGGCAAATGTCATCCAAGCATTTCGACCAAGGCTTTTAAAGCTTCCGGTTAAGTGCCGGCTAAATGTTCTAAATTTCATAGCCGTATGCACCTCCGTGTTCATCGCGTACGATAAGCCCGCCTTCAACTGCAATCACTCTGTGTTTCAAAGTATTGACGATATCTTTGTTATGGGTAGCCATAATGATTGTAGTACCTCTTGCGTTTATTCGTTCGAAAATATCCATTATTTCATAAGACGTTTCTGGATCGAGGTTTCCTGTAGGTTCATCTGCAATAACTAATTGTGGAACATTCACTATTGATCTCGCAATTGCTACTCGCTGCTGTTCTCCGCCAGATAATTCATTGGGAAACATCCGCGCTTTATGTGCTAATCCGACTAATTCCAGCACATCAGTAACCTTTTTTCGTATTCTAGTAGGAGTTTCTTCGATTACTTCTAGGGCAAATGCGACATTTTCATATACGTTAAGTTTCGGTAATAACTTAAAATCCTGAAATACGACACCAATTCGTCTGCGTAAATAAGGAACTTTTCTTCTTTTCAATGTAGCTAAATTAATACCATCTATAATTATATCACCGCTAGTTGGTACTTCCTCGCGGTACATCATTTTAATGAATGTAGATTTTCCTGCACCACTTGGACCAACAACGTAAACAAACTCTCCGCGTCCAATTTCTATATTAATACCATTTGATGCAACTACACCATTTGTATATTTTTTATAGACATCTTTCATCACAATCATGCTAAAACCACCTGAATCTTTAATAAATAGATTTTATTCAACAACAACAGTATAGCATGTTTCTCTCAATCTAATTATTACAGTTATATTTCATTTGTTTAACCGAAAGTTATTTGGGTAGTAATATTTCCAAACACTAAAATAATGCATTTTTCTACAATAAAAAATCACTAGCGGAAAAGTTTCCGCTAGTGATTTTTTATTACTTATTTCTTTTCTGCAAGCCATTTTGCAACTGCGTCTGCTTCTTCACCTTTGATGAGTCCGCCTGGCATTCCGCCTTGACCATTGATAATAATATCGTGGATTTCAGATTCTGAAAGTTTCGAGCCGACATCTGTTAGTCCAGGTGCACTGCCGCCTTCCAAGTTGTTACCATGACATGCGATACATTTGTTGTTGACGATTTTTTCAGCATCTACGCTCGCTGTTTCTCCGCCTGTAGTCGCGCCTTCATCCTTTGTCTTGTCTCCGCCACCACATGCACCGAGCACAAGAAGTGATGCAAATATTGCTGCTAAAAGTTTTTTCTTCATGCTGTTTCCTCCCTTGATTTATAGTTTGTAACAAAGGAATATAAATATACATTCCTCTATTTCAGTATACCAAAAACACGGAGCATTCAACCTATTCATGCCGAATCATAATTCCTGGAAATTAATACAAACATTGTCATGACAAGGTTTTCCAAAACATGTCACATTTCTGTGAACACATCTTTTTGATGCTTTTCTGTTTTCCAAAATGAACTGCTGATATTTATGCTATGGTACTTATATTTACCTATTTGTCTTTTTATAAACATTTTCAAGATATTTGAGAACGTAAATAGGCATTAATAAACGGATCAAGCTCGCCGTCCATGACAGCACCGACGTTTCCAGTCTCCATATCTGTCCGATGATCTTTGACCATAGAGTACGGGTGGAACACGTATGAGCGGATTTGACTTCCCCAACCAATTTCTTTTTGTTCTCCTCGAATTTCGAGGAGACGCGCTTGTTCTTCTTCAACTTTAATTTGATACAATTTCGATTTTAGAAGGTTCATCGCACGCTCTCGGTTTTTTATCTGCGAACGCTCTGTTTGACACGTTACAATTGCTCCAGTCGGTAAATGTGTAATCCTAACGGCAGAGTCCGTAACGTTTACGTGCTGTCCGCCTGCACCACTAGATCTGTACGTATCGATTTTCAAGTCTTCTGTACGAATCTCAATGTCGATATTTCCGTCAAACTCAGGCATGACTTCACATGACACGAATGATGTGTGACGGCGTCCAGATGAATCAAAAGGTGAAATTCGAACAAGTCGATGGACACCTTTTTCAGCTTTCAAATAGCCATACGCATTATGACCTTTTATTGATAACGTGACGGATTTTACACCGGCTTCGTCCCCCGCTTGATAATCGAGCGTTTCAACTTTGAAGTTATGTTGTTCAGCCCAACGCGTATACATGCGTAGGATCATGGATGCCCAGTCTTGAGATTCAGTACCGCCTGCACCAGAATGCAATTCAAGAACCGCATTATGTCGATCAAATTCGCCACTGAGAAGCATATGCAATTCGAATGCAGCAAGTTTTTTCTGGAACGCCTTTAATTCACCGCCAAGCTCTTCTTGAAGCTCCTCGTCAAATTCTTCGCGTAATAAATCATGCGTCATTTCTAGATTTTCTTGTTCATCTGTTAATTCTTTATAGTCGCCAACAACGTCTTTCAACCCATTGGATTCAGAAATAACTTTTTGAGCCGATTCTTGATTGTCCCAGAATCCAGGCTCCGCCATCATTTCATCAAGTTCTTGTATTCGAGCCTCTTTGTTTTCTAAGTCAAAGAGACCCCCTAAAGTCCACTAATTTCTTAGCTGTATTGTCGAGCTCGTTGCGTACATCTGATAATTCAATCATAATAAGTTCCTCCTGAAATGGGTTGTGTCGCTTAGTTTCTACCGTGACACTGTTTAAATTTCTTACCGCTACCGCATGGGCATGGGTCGTTACGTCCAACATTCACCGTGCGTCGCACCGGCTTTTTCTTCACTGGTTCGCCGTCGTCTTCTGGTTTAACTGCATGACCTTTGACAACTTCTTCACGTTCTAAATTATTGCGAATTTCCGCCTTCATCGCAAATCTTGCTGCGTCATTCTCTATTGCCAATACCATTTCTTCAAACATCGCGAATCCTTCGCTTTGATATTCACGTAGCGGATCTGTCTGTCCATAGGCACGTAAATGAATTCCGTGACGTAGTTGCTCCATTGCATCAATATGATCCATCCACTTCGAATCAATGGCACGAAGCAAAATAACTTTTTCGAATTCACGCATGCGCTCTTCAGACATTTCTTCTTCTTTCTCATCGTAACGGGCGAATACAGCCTCTTTAATATATGCTTTTAATTCTTCAACTGATTTCCCTTCTAAATCAGATTTCTTGATCTGACCCTCAGGAAGTAAATTTGCACCAATGAAGTCTTCAAAACCTTTCAAGTTCCACTCGGCTGAGTCATCTGCCGTTGTATAAGCATCGACCGAACGATCAATAACATCGATTAGCATTCTTTCAACGATTTCGCGAATGTTTTCAGTCTCAATAACTTCATTACGTTCTTTGTAAATAATTTCACGTTGTTGACGAAGAACATCATCATATTGAAGTAGACGCTTCCGCGCATCAAAGTTATTCCCTTCGACGCGTCTTTGCGCCGATTCAACAGAACGGGAAACCATTTTAGACTGAATAGGCGTTGTATCATCCATACCAAGTCTGGTCATCATTGCCTTCATTTGGTCTGACCCGAAACGTCGCATCAATTCATCTTCAAGCGATAAATAAAACTGTGTGATCCCCGGATCTCCTTGACGACCAGAACGTCCGCGCAACTGATTATCAATTCGGCGTGATTCATGTCTTTCGGTACCAAGAACTGCTAGGCCACCAACTTCAATAACGCCTTCTCCAAGTTTAATATCTGTTCCACGTCCTGCCATATTTGTGGCAATGGTAACAGATCCTTTATGACCGGCTTCTTGAATTATTTCTGCTTCGCGTCCATGATTCTTCGCGTTTAACACATTATGTTTTACACCGAGTTTCTTCAGATAATTAGAAATTATTTCCGATGTTTCAATCGCAACCGTTCCCACTAAAACGGGTTGGCCTTTTTCATGACGAACCTTAATATCTTCCGCCACCGCTTTAAACTTCCCATCCATTGTTGAATAGATCAAGTCTGCACGGTCATCACGGATGATTGGGCGGTTAGTCGGAATCTCAATTACATTCATATTGTAAATATTACGGAACTCTTCTTCTTCCGTTTTTGCTGTACCCGTCATTCCAGAAAGCTTATCGTACATTCTGAAGAAGTTCTGGAATGTTATCGTTGCTAATGTCATTGATTCATTTTGCACTTCCAGGCCTTCTTTGGCTTCAATGGCTTGGTGAAGTCCATCGCTGTAACGACGCCCTTTCATCAAACGACCGGTAAATGAATCGACAATCACAACGCTGTCATCTTCAACAACATAATCAATGTCTATATGCATACTAACATGCGCTTTCAGTGCTTGGTTTATCCCATGTAGAAGCGTCACATGTTCTAAATCAAATAAATTATTGATACTGAATGCTGCTTCAGACTTTTCAACACCTTTTTCAGTCAAAACAACGCCTTTTGTGGATTCATCAAAAGAATAATCTTCTTCGACTTTCAATGTCGTGACAAACATATTTGCCAATCTATATAGGTCTGCCGCCTTCGCAGCTTGTCCTGAAATAATAAGCGGTGTTCGAGCCTCATCTATTAAGATGGAATCAACTTCATCTATAACACCAAAATGAAGCGGACGTTGCACTCTCTCGTTACTATAAAGCACCATATTGTCTCGTAAATAGTCAAAACCCAGTTCATTATTCGTACTATAAGTCACGTCTGCTTCATAAGCTTCACGTTTTTCTTCCTTGGTCATGCTATTTAAGTTCAAGCCTACGGATAAGCCAAGAAACTCATATAGTTCGCCCATTTCATCGGCATCACGACTCGCAAGGTATTCGTTTACCGTGACGACATGCACGCCCTTGCCTTCAAGCGCATTTAAATAAACCGCTAAAGTAGAGGTCAATGTTTTACCTTCACCGGTTTTCATCTCTGCGATATTACCTTCATGTAAGGTAGCCGCACCGATAATTTGCACACGAAATGGATACATGCCGAGAACGCGTCGTGACGCTTCACGGACGACAGCAAACGCTTCGACTTGTATATCATCAAGCGTCTCGCCATTTGCGATTCTTTCTTTAAAGATTTCGGTTTTTGCAGTTAAATCTTCATCAGATAACTGTTCCATTTCAGTAGCTAAAGCTTCGACTTGATCAGCAATTTTTTCAAGTCTTTTTAAATCTCTTTTATTTGAATCAAATATCTTACTTAATACGCCCAGCATTTAGGTCACATCCTCATTTTGTTCACACTTTATTTTACCATTGCGAAATGCCCTGTGCAAATGTACCACTACTTATTTCTATATTGAGTAAAGAAAATCCTCCAAGTGGACAAGCACACTTGAAGGATTATAATATACTTATTTAATTTGTTTCGATTAAACCGTACTTACCATCTTTTCGTTTATAAACGATATTCGTTTCATCTGACTCTGCGTCAGTAAAGATAAAGAAGTTATGCCCGAGCATATTCATTTGTAGAATTGCTTCTTCTTCGTCCATCGGTTTCAAATCAAAGCGCTTTGTTCTGACGACAGAAAACTCGTCATCTTCATCATCATATTGTTGCCCGTTATTCGCTTTGCTCTTGTTAACTGAAGCAAAGAACGCTGCCACGCCTTCTCGCTCACGAAACTTACGATTGACTCTTGTTTTATATTTTCGAATTTGACGCTCAAGTTTATCGACGATTAGATCGACAGCTGCATATAAGTCATCATGTCTTTCTTCAGCTCTTAACGTTAAATTCTTCATCGGAATTGTTATTTCCACTTTTGTTTGTTTGTCATTGTACACTTTTAAATTTACGTTTGCAGTAGCGTTCGCACCATTTGTAAAATATCGTTCGAGCTTCGTTACTTTGTTTTCTACATGATCGCGAATCGCTGGAGTCACCTCTATGTTCTCGCCGCGAATGTTAAAATCTAGCATATGAACTCCTCCTTTATTTAACCTTACTGTACACTTCTATACGTTCCCCCAAAAGTCCTTTTTAAAACCTTTAAAAGTTTTAATTATTTGACGAAATGTGTCGAAACATCGACAAGCCAAAGTTAGTCGATAACCGTTATTTTTGACTTGATTTAAATACTTATTGATCGATTAAGCTTTCCCCACCCCTCCAATCCACAGCGATGGTACCACTTTTTCTACAATAGCAAAGTATGACTAATCAATGAATCTTCGACAATATTCACAAGGTTTTGTTTGGCGAAGTGTCTAGTAATGTTTTTTCAGTTTTCATTCAAATCAGCGGATTTATATAAAAAAGATACACCATCCGTACTTTAAAATTACCACACTTTTAGCTGTTTGAATAGTTTGACGCCTAATTATTCAAAGTATTAGTCGTTTAATCTAGCCCGTATTAGGGTGACCGCTTCTACTTCCTTTGCACCGGCTTCGATTAGAAGTGCAGCTGCGTGACGAAGCGTTGTACCTGTTGTATAAATATCATCGATTATTAAATAAGGTTCATATTCGATTATTGCATTCGATTTTAGGTTGAATAAAGGGGAAATTGCCAGTCGTTCTTTTTTAGATTTTTCGCCCATCGTCTCATCGTCTTTTTTTTCTAGTACATCACTATACGATATACGTGCACATTTTAGTAGTTCTTCAACATGCGAAAACGTGCGTGCAACTTTTCTTTTGGGATGCATGGGTATCGGAATAATATTTACTTTTGATTTAACAACATCGCGCAATTCATTTTTAAATACATTTGCAAGCGCAATATCTTGCAAAAACTTATATTGATGCAAGTAATCCCTCATAGCATCATTGTATTCATAAAGAGCTGTAATATTTTTCAATAGAGTATCTTCAAATTTTTGATTGGACCTTTTAAATCTTGAAAAACATTCAAGGCAAACGACCATTTCATCATCCAA includes the following:
- the ftsX gene encoding permease-like cell division protein FtsX, encoding MKFRTFSRHLTGSFKSLGRNAWMTFASVSAVTVTLLLVGVFIVIMMNLNKIADNIEKDVEIKVIVDLAADEEAISELEKEIREIKGIQDLKYSSNEQELGKMIKGFGDELGLYKQDNPLRHAFYLKAVDPHQTAEIAKKIDTFEYTYEVIYGAGKVEKLFGFLESGRNVGLGLIIALLFTAMFLISNTIRVTINARRNEIEIMKLVGATNNFVRIPFILEGIWLGILGALIPMILLTVAYFNLYDIIEPKIEGDLFKLLEVTPFIYQLNALILGLGIFIGIWGSFMSVRKFLRV
- the ftsE gene encoding cell division ATP-binding protein FtsE, yielding MIVMKDVYKKYTNGVVASNGINIEIGRGEFVYVVGPSGAGKSTFIKMMYREEVPTSGDIIIDGINLATLKRRKVPYLRRRIGVVFQDFKLLPKLNVYENVAFALEVIEETPTRIRKKVTDVLELVGLAHKARMFPNELSGGEQQRVAIARSIVNVPQLVIADEPTGNLDPETSYEIMDIFERINARGTTIIMATHNKDIVNTLKHRVIAVEGGLIVRDEHGGAYGYEI
- the cccB gene encoding cytochrome c551; amino-acid sequence: MKKKLLAAIFASLLVLGACGGGDKTKDEGATTGGETASVDAEKIVNNKCIACHGNNLEGGSAPGLTDVGSKLSESEIHDIIINGQGGMPGGLIKGEEADAVAKWLAEKK
- the prfB gene encoding peptide chain release factor 2 (programmed frameshift), giving the protein MELSDVRNELDNTAKKLVDFRGSLDLENKEARIQELDEMMAEPGFWDNQESAQKVISESNGLKDVVGDYKELTDEQENLEMTHDLLREEFDEELQEELGGELKAFQKKLAAFELHMLLSGEFDRHNAVLELHSGAGGTESQDWASMILRMYTRWAEQHNFKVETLDYQAGDEAGVKSVTLSIKGHNAYGYLKAEKGVHRLVRISPFDSSGRRHTSFVSCEVMPEFDGNIDIEIRTEDLKIDTYRSSGAGGQHVNVTDSAVRITHLPTGAIVTCQTERSQIKNRERAMNLLKSKLYQIKVEEEQARLLEIRGEQKEIGWGSQIRSYVFHPYSMVKDHRTDMETGNVGAVMDGELDPFINAYLRSQIS
- the secA gene encoding preprotein translocase subunit SecA: MLGVLSKIFDSNKRDLKRLEKIADQVEALATEMEQLSDEDLTAKTEIFKERIANGETLDDIQVEAFAVVREASRRVLGMYPFRVQIIGAATLHEGNIAEMKTGEGKTLTSTLAVYLNALEGKGVHVVTVNEYLASRDADEMGELYEFLGLSVGLNLNSMTKEEKREAYEADVTYSTNNELGFDYLRDNMVLYSNERVQRPLHFGVIDEVDSILIDEARTPLIISGQAAKAADLYRLANMFVTTLKVEEDYSFDESTKGVVLTEKGVEKSEAAFSINNLFDLEHVTLLHGINQALKAHVSMHIDIDYVVEDDSVVIVDSFTGRLMKGRRYSDGLHQAIEAKEGLEVQNESMTLATITFQNFFRMYDKLSGMTGTAKTEEEEFRNIYNMNVIEIPTNRPIIRDDRADLIYSTMDGKFKAVAEDIKVRHEKGQPVLVGTVAIETSEIISNYLKKLGVKHNVLNAKNHGREAEIIQEAGHKGSVTIATNMAGRGTDIKLGEGVIEVGGLAVLGTERHESRRIDNQLRGRSGRQGDPGITQFYLSLEDELMRRFGSDQMKAMMTRLGMDDTTPIQSKMVSRSVESAQRRVEGNNFDARKRLLQYDDVLRQQREIIYKERNEVIETENIREIVERMLIDVIDRSVDAYTTADDSAEWNLKGFEDFIGANLLPEGQIKKSDLEGKSVEELKAYIKEAVFARYDEKEEEMSEERMREFEKVILLRAIDSKWMDHIDAMEQLRHGIHLRAYGQTDPLREYQSEGFAMFEEMVLAIENDAARFAMKAEIRNNLEREEVVKGHAVKPEDDGEPVKKKPVRRTVNVGRNDPCPCGSGKKFKQCHGRN
- the raiA gene encoding ribosome-associated translation inhibitor RaiA — translated: MLDFNIRGENIEVTPAIRDHVENKVTKLERYFTNGANATANVNLKVYNDKQTKVEITIPMKNLTLRAEERHDDLYAAVDLIVDKLERQIRKYKTRVNRKFREREGVAAFFASVNKSKANNGQQYDDEDDEFSVVRTKRFDLKPMDEEEAILQMNMLGHNFFIFTDAESDETNIVYKRKDGKYGLIETN
- a CDS encoding ComF family protein — protein: MTECLLCNVELLTRPSWKSLLALDDEMVVCLECFSRFKRSNQKFEDTLLKNITALYEYNDAMRDYLHQYKFLQDIALANVFKNELRDVVKSKVNIIPIPMHPKRKVARTFSHVEELLKCARISYSDVLEKKDDETMGEKSKKERLAISPLFNLKSNAIIEYEPYLIIDDIYTTGTTLRHAAALLIEAGAKEVEAVTLIRARLND